In the Astatotilapia calliptera chromosome 5, fAstCal1.2, whole genome shotgun sequence genome, one interval contains:
- the errfi1a gene encoding ERBB receptor feedback inhibitor 1a isoform X1 → MRPEGAWSMSTVGLTAQEISFPIENPFLRGSYCHSMAGSKPSWRDRHVLDNSFYFSMDRANIDHSYRAQQKEPPPSYERHKHSPNSQRILSKKSRPSQLFLSSSNEPSTPSPADDDLLMRLSFNELNSPPQTPSRCSKPLPPIPPQTDISHEQAMDSEVEFFTSSDDSCRLVSDQFSKSAFRNPLSHRRSFKDCGQINYAYYDGPLGPQSPQQPQQYHQANPPQEVREEYEEQPQERPAQRRLRRSLSGPAGSLHKLPRPTCPKRYPNNMDKQEVPPPIPPRNVKTDCRRWSAEVSSGAYSDEDKPPKLPPRGPLSTGSSRTPSPKSLPTYTNGVMPPTQSFAPDPKYVSGRSLQRQNSEGSPCILPIMENGKKASTTHYYLLPQRSPFADSPCDCHTRKKAQVDFV, encoded by the exons ATGCGACCCGAGGGTGCCTGGAGCATGTCCACAGTGGGCCTGACTGCCCAGGAGATCTCTTTTCCCATAGAAAACCCCTTTCTCCGGGGCAGCTACTGTCACAGCATGGCTGGATCTAAACCCTCCTGGCGCGATCGCCATGTACTGGACAA CAGCTTCTACTTCAGTATGGACAGGGCAAACATAGATCACAGCTATCGTGCCCAGCAAAAGGAGCCACCTCCAAGTTATGAGA GACATAAACACAGTCCCAACTCACAGAGAATACTCTCAAAGAAATCCCGGCCTTCCCAACTCTTCCTGTCCTCCAGCAATGAACCTTCCACCCCAAGTCCTGCTGATGATGACCTGCTGATGAGGCTGTCATTTAACGAGTTGAACAGCCCACCACAGACACCTAGCAGATGCTCTAAGCCTCTACCCCCTATTCCCCCACAGACAGATATCTCCCATGAGCAGGCTATGGACAGTGAGGTAGAATTTTTCACAAGTTCAGATGACAGCTGCCGCCTGGTGTCTGATCAATTTTCTAAATCAGCTTTTAGAAATCCTCTATCTCACCGAAGGAGCTTCAAGGACTGTGGGCAGATTAACTACGCTTACTACGATGGGCCATTAGGACCGCAAAGCCCGCAGCAACCCCAACAGTACCATCAGGCAAATCCTCCGCAGGAAGTACGGGAAGAGTATGAGGAGCAGCCACAGGAAAGACCCGCTCAGAGGAGGCtacgacgctctctctctggaCCAGCTGGATCTTTACACAAGCTGCCACGACCCACATGCCCAAAAAGGTACCCCAACAATATGGATAAACAAGAGGTTCCCCCTCCTATACCTCCACGTAATGTCAAGACAGATTGCAGGCGCTGGTCAGCAGAAGTCTCATCTGGGGCTTACAGCGATGAGGACAAACCACCCAAACTGCCTCCAAGAGGCCCTCTGTCCACAGGCAGCTCCCGCACTCCCAGCCCTAAGAGCCTCCCAACATACACTAACGGGGTGATGCCCCCAACCCAAAGCTTTGCACCAGATCCTAAGTATGTAAGCGGTCGGAGTTTACAGAGACAGAACAGTGAGGGCTCCCCATGTATCCTTCCTATTATGGAGAATGGCAAGAAGGCCAGCACCACACATTACTACCTTCTGCCTCAGCGGTCTCCTTTTGCAGACTCGCCTTGTGACTGCCACACCAGAAAGAAAGCACAGGTGGATTTTGTTTGA
- the errfi1a gene encoding ERBB receptor feedback inhibitor 1a isoform X2, with translation MRPEGAWSMSTVGLTAQEISFPIENPFLRGSYCHSMAGSKPSWRDRHVLDNFYFSMDRANIDHSYRAQQKEPPPSYERHKHSPNSQRILSKKSRPSQLFLSSSNEPSTPSPADDDLLMRLSFNELNSPPQTPSRCSKPLPPIPPQTDISHEQAMDSEVEFFTSSDDSCRLVSDQFSKSAFRNPLSHRRSFKDCGQINYAYYDGPLGPQSPQQPQQYHQANPPQEVREEYEEQPQERPAQRRLRRSLSGPAGSLHKLPRPTCPKRYPNNMDKQEVPPPIPPRNVKTDCRRWSAEVSSGAYSDEDKPPKLPPRGPLSTGSSRTPSPKSLPTYTNGVMPPTQSFAPDPKYVSGRSLQRQNSEGSPCILPIMENGKKASTTHYYLLPQRSPFADSPCDCHTRKKAQVDFV, from the exons ATGCGACCCGAGGGTGCCTGGAGCATGTCCACAGTGGGCCTGACTGCCCAGGAGATCTCTTTTCCCATAGAAAACCCCTTTCTCCGGGGCAGCTACTGTCACAGCATGGCTGGATCTAAACCCTCCTGGCGCGATCGCCATGTACTGGACAA CTTCTACTTCAGTATGGACAGGGCAAACATAGATCACAGCTATCGTGCCCAGCAAAAGGAGCCACCTCCAAGTTATGAGA GACATAAACACAGTCCCAACTCACAGAGAATACTCTCAAAGAAATCCCGGCCTTCCCAACTCTTCCTGTCCTCCAGCAATGAACCTTCCACCCCAAGTCCTGCTGATGATGACCTGCTGATGAGGCTGTCATTTAACGAGTTGAACAGCCCACCACAGACACCTAGCAGATGCTCTAAGCCTCTACCCCCTATTCCCCCACAGACAGATATCTCCCATGAGCAGGCTATGGACAGTGAGGTAGAATTTTTCACAAGTTCAGATGACAGCTGCCGCCTGGTGTCTGATCAATTTTCTAAATCAGCTTTTAGAAATCCTCTATCTCACCGAAGGAGCTTCAAGGACTGTGGGCAGATTAACTACGCTTACTACGATGGGCCATTAGGACCGCAAAGCCCGCAGCAACCCCAACAGTACCATCAGGCAAATCCTCCGCAGGAAGTACGGGAAGAGTATGAGGAGCAGCCACAGGAAAGACCCGCTCAGAGGAGGCtacgacgctctctctctggaCCAGCTGGATCTTTACACAAGCTGCCACGACCCACATGCCCAAAAAGGTACCCCAACAATATGGATAAACAAGAGGTTCCCCCTCCTATACCTCCACGTAATGTCAAGACAGATTGCAGGCGCTGGTCAGCAGAAGTCTCATCTGGGGCTTACAGCGATGAGGACAAACCACCCAAACTGCCTCCAAGAGGCCCTCTGTCCACAGGCAGCTCCCGCACTCCCAGCCCTAAGAGCCTCCCAACATACACTAACGGGGTGATGCCCCCAACCCAAAGCTTTGCACCAGATCCTAAGTATGTAAGCGGTCGGAGTTTACAGAGACAGAACAGTGAGGGCTCCCCATGTATCCTTCCTATTATGGAGAATGGCAAGAAGGCCAGCACCACACATTACTACCTTCTGCCTCAGCGGTCTCCTTTTGCAGACTCGCCTTGTGACTGCCACACCAGAAAGAAAGCACAGGTGGATTTTGTTTGA
- the errfi1a gene encoding ERBB receptor feedback inhibitor 1a isoform X3 has protein sequence MDRANIDHSYRAQQKEPPPSYERHKHSPNSQRILSKKSRPSQLFLSSSNEPSTPSPADDDLLMRLSFNELNSPPQTPSRCSKPLPPIPPQTDISHEQAMDSEVEFFTSSDDSCRLVSDQFSKSAFRNPLSHRRSFKDCGQINYAYYDGPLGPQSPQQPQQYHQANPPQEVREEYEEQPQERPAQRRLRRSLSGPAGSLHKLPRPTCPKRYPNNMDKQEVPPPIPPRNVKTDCRRWSAEVSSGAYSDEDKPPKLPPRGPLSTGSSRTPSPKSLPTYTNGVMPPTQSFAPDPKYVSGRSLQRQNSEGSPCILPIMENGKKASTTHYYLLPQRSPFADSPCDCHTRKKAQVDFV, from the exons ATGGACAGGGCAAACATAGATCACAGCTATCGTGCCCAGCAAAAGGAGCCACCTCCAAGTTATGAGA GACATAAACACAGTCCCAACTCACAGAGAATACTCTCAAAGAAATCCCGGCCTTCCCAACTCTTCCTGTCCTCCAGCAATGAACCTTCCACCCCAAGTCCTGCTGATGATGACCTGCTGATGAGGCTGTCATTTAACGAGTTGAACAGCCCACCACAGACACCTAGCAGATGCTCTAAGCCTCTACCCCCTATTCCCCCACAGACAGATATCTCCCATGAGCAGGCTATGGACAGTGAGGTAGAATTTTTCACAAGTTCAGATGACAGCTGCCGCCTGGTGTCTGATCAATTTTCTAAATCAGCTTTTAGAAATCCTCTATCTCACCGAAGGAGCTTCAAGGACTGTGGGCAGATTAACTACGCTTACTACGATGGGCCATTAGGACCGCAAAGCCCGCAGCAACCCCAACAGTACCATCAGGCAAATCCTCCGCAGGAAGTACGGGAAGAGTATGAGGAGCAGCCACAGGAAAGACCCGCTCAGAGGAGGCtacgacgctctctctctggaCCAGCTGGATCTTTACACAAGCTGCCACGACCCACATGCCCAAAAAGGTACCCCAACAATATGGATAAACAAGAGGTTCCCCCTCCTATACCTCCACGTAATGTCAAGACAGATTGCAGGCGCTGGTCAGCAGAAGTCTCATCTGGGGCTTACAGCGATGAGGACAAACCACCCAAACTGCCTCCAAGAGGCCCTCTGTCCACAGGCAGCTCCCGCACTCCCAGCCCTAAGAGCCTCCCAACATACACTAACGGGGTGATGCCCCCAACCCAAAGCTTTGCACCAGATCCTAAGTATGTAAGCGGTCGGAGTTTACAGAGACAGAACAGTGAGGGCTCCCCATGTATCCTTCCTATTATGGAGAATGGCAAGAAGGCCAGCACCACACATTACTACCTTCTGCCTCAGCGGTCTCCTTTTGCAGACTCGCCTTGTGACTGCCACACCAGAAAGAAAGCACAGGTGGATTTTGTTTGA